The following coding sequences are from one Agelaius phoeniceus isolate bAgePho1 chromosome 24, bAgePho1.hap1, whole genome shotgun sequence window:
- the RER1 gene encoding protein RER1, producing MSEGDSIGESVHGKPSVVYRFFSRLGQIYQSWLDKSTPYTAVRWIVTLGLSFIYMIRVYLLQGWYIVTYALGIYHLNLFIAFLSPKVDPSLMEDSDDGPSLPTRQNEEFRPFIRRLPEFKFWHSATKGILVAMACTFFEAFNVPVFWPILVMYFIMLFCITMKRQIKHMIKYRYIPFTHGKRKYKGKEDVGKTFAS from the exons ATGTCAGAAGGGGACAGCATTGGGGAGTCTGTGCATGGAAAACCTTCCGTGGTCTATAGATTTTTCTCAAGACTTGGACAG ATCTACCAGTCCTGGTTAGACAAATCCACCCCCTACACTGCAGTGCGATGGATTGTAACGCTGGGGCTGAGCTTTATCTACATGATTAGAGTTTATTTACTGCAG GGTTGGTACATTGTGACATATGCCTTGGGAATCTACCACCTCAACCTCTTCATAGCTTTCCTGTCGCCAAAGGTAGACCCCTCTCTAATGGAAGATTCAG aTGATGGTCCTTCCTTACCTACAAGGCAAAATGAAGAATTTCGGCCTTTCATTAGAAGGCTCCCAGAATTCAAATTCTG GCATTCTGCCACTAAAGGAATCCTGGTTGCTATGGCTTGTACATTTTTTGAGGCTTTCAACGTTCCTGTGTTTTGGCCAATCCTTGTGATGTACTTCATTATGCTATTTTGTATCACTATGAAGAGGCAAATCAAG CACATGATAAAGTACAGATATATACCCTTCACACATGGCAAGAGGAAATACAAAGGGAAAGAGGATGTGGGGAAGACCTTTGCTAGCTAG
- the PEX10 gene encoding peroxisome biogenesis factor 10 — MAAAAGPARLVRCGQKDELYRAGLRSGAGTALRGLAGARPWLAWRREVELLSDVAYFVLTTLSGYQTLGEEYVNIIQVDPSKKKVPSFLRRALFISLHTVVPYCLEKALLHLQHELQVEAEESRGPENPPALGFPSRSFIRSWIRKQVGQLSEQQKKRTSQVVDVLKQSIPLLHRLHLAAFYIQGTFYHLSKRVTGISYLHFGGLQGEDQSIRSSYKFLGIISLFHLLLTIGVQMYSFKQKQRARQEWRLHRNLTHQKSRSKEAAAGRQSRCTLCLEERRHSTATPCGHLFCWECITAWCSTRAECPLCREKFHPQKLIYLRHYQM; from the exons atggcggcggcggcgggcccgGCGCGGCTGGTGCGCTGCGGGCAGAAGGACGAGCTGTACCGGGCCGGGCTGCGCAGCGGGGCCGGCACGGCGCTGAGGGGACTGGCGG GTGCCCGGCCGTGGCTGGCGTGGAGGAGGGAGGTGGAGCTGCTCTCCGATGTGGCTTATTTCGTGCTCACCACCCTCTCAG GTTATCAGACCCTGGGAGAAGAGTATGTGAACATCATTCAGGTTGACCCGAGCAAGAAGAAGGTGCCTTCTTTCCTTCGTCGGGCCCTCTTCATTTCCCTGCACACCGTGGTGCCCTACTGCCTGGAAAAGGCTCTGCTGCACCTGCAACACGAGCTGCAGGTGGAGGCTGAGGAATCCAGGGGCCCAGAGAACCCCCCAGCACTTGGCTTTCCCAGCAGGAGCTTCATCCGCAGCTGGATTCGGAAGCAGGTCGGGCAGCTCagtgagcagcagaagaaaagaacCTCCCAGGTCGTGGATGTCCTCAAACAATCCATCCCCCTGCTGCACCGGCTCCACCTGGCAGCCTTCTACATCCAGGGCACCTTCTATCACCTGTCCAAAAGGGTCACAGGCATCTCATAT CTGCATTTTGGAGGACTGCAAGGAGAGGATCAGAGTATCAGATCAAGTTACAAGTTTCTTGGAATAATTTCCCTCTTCCACCTTCTGCTGACCATTGGAGTTCAGATGTACAGCTTCaaacagaagcagagagcaAGGCAGGAGTGGAGACTGCACCGCAACCTCACCCACCAGAA AAGCAGGAGCAAGGAGGCGGCGGCCGGGCGCCAGTCGCGCTGCACACTgtgcctggaggagaggaggcacagcacagccacccccTGTGGGCACCTCTTCTGCTGGGAGTGCATCACGGCCTGGTGCAGCACCAGG gCAGAATGTCCACTGTGCAGAGAGAAGTTCCATCCTCAGAAACTCATCTACCTACGGCACTACCAAATGTAA